From one Pristis pectinata isolate sPriPec2 chromosome 14, sPriPec2.1.pri, whole genome shotgun sequence genomic stretch:
- the LOC127577908 gene encoding 60S acidic ribosomal protein P2-like, which yields MLFMCVSQDEALSFSGRACVGGKASAPTSASSPKMRYVAAYLLAVLGGNEAPSSKDIKKILDSVGIEADDERLNKVISELKGKNVDDVITAGNAKLASVPTGGAVAVSTTSAAVPAAAAAVEEKKEEKKEESEESDDDMGFGLFD from the exons ATGCTCTTTATGTGTGTGAGCCAGGACGAGGCTCTTTCTTTTAGCGGCCGGGCGTGTGTCGGAGGAAAGGCGAGCGCTCCCACCTCTGCCTCATCTCCCAA GATGCGTTACGTCGCAGCTTACCTCCTTGCTGTGTTGGGTGGCAATGAGGCCCCATCTTCGAAGGACATCAAGAAGATTCTTGACAGTGTTGGGATTGAAGCTGATGATGAACGACTGAATAAG GTGATCAGTGAGCTGAAAGGCAAGAATGTGGACGATGTCATCACTGCTG GCAATGCCAAGCTTGCAAGTGTACCAACTGGAGGTGCTGTTGCTGTTAGTACCACAAGTGCTGCTGTGCCAGCTGCAGCTGCTGCTG ttgaaGAGAAGAAAGAGGAGAAGAAGGAAGAGTCTGAAGAATCAGATGATGACATGGGTTTTGGTCTCTTTGATTAA